One Nicotiana tomentosiformis chromosome 4, ASM39032v3, whole genome shotgun sequence genomic window carries:
- the LOC138909699 gene encoding uncharacterized protein produces MDPPVAPAQEQIPDVVELAVSVQAVPATSQAGGGSQTPVARTPEQLVSTERERNRRFIDGLNYGLRFVMTREIALGARFDEVVDIATRLEQVCSQEREEREAKRPRGLGGFSGVSSGGQSHQSRGCPYRAAQMARPVYRGASAIHDSYTARPGHSSLSDFSAQSLSCNPSIQGSSLPGPSSSYSGSQGPIQYLSPLSERGCFECEEYGHVKKYCPHLLGGPVQQSQAMTSAPVTSPPPQPARGGA; encoded by the exons atgGATCCACctgttgctccagctcaggagcagataccagatgtggttgagctg gcagtttcAGTTCAGGCcgtaccagccacttctcaggctggaggaggttCTCAAACTCccgtcgcccgtactccagagcag TTGGTTTCCACAGAGAGGGAGAGGaataggaggttcattgatggcctcaactatggactgcgCTTCGTCATGACTCGGGAGATTGCATTAGGTGCtaggtttgacgaggtggttgatattgctacgCGCCTAGAGCAGGTctgtagtcaggagcgtgaggagagggaggccaagaggcctcgtggtttgggtggttttagtggtgtttCTTCTGGAGGACAGTCCCACCAAAGCAGGGGATGTCCTTATAGggccgctcagatggctcgtccggtttatcgtggtgcatcagctatcCATGATTCATACACTGCTCGTCCGGGTCATTCATCTCTCAGTGACTTCTCAGCTCAGAGTTTATCTTGTAATCCATCAATTCAGGGTTCATCTTTGCCAGgtccttctagtagttattctggttctcaggGTCCGATTCAGTACTTGTCGCCATTGTCAGAgcggggttgctttgagtgtgaagAGTATGGTCATGTGAAGAAGTATTGTCCCCATCttttgggaggtccagttcagcagagtcAAGCTATGACTTCCGCACCAGTGACTTCACCACCccctcagccagctcggggtggggcttag
- the LOC138909700 gene encoding uncharacterized mitochondrial protein AtMg00860-like, which produces MVDPQNIAAVKNWSRPTMPTVICSFLGLAGYYRKFVEGLSTLASLLTKLTQKAVKFKWSNACERSFQELKARLTTAPVLTLPEGANGFVKELNLRQRRWLELLKDYDIDLLYHPGKANVVADALSRKSMGSLAHLEAYQRPLAKEVYQLASLRVRLAYSK; this is translated from the exons atggttgatcctcaaaatatagcagctgtgaagaattggtcgAGGCCTACAATGCCAACCGTGATCTGTAGTTTCTTGGGCCTAGcagggtattacagaaagtttgtggaaggGTTATCTACCCTTGCCTCTCTATTGACTAAATTAacgcagaaggcagttaagttcaAATGGTCAAATGCatgtgaaaggagtttccaggaattgaaagcaagattgacgaCGGCACCTGTGTTGACCTTACCAGAAGGTGcaaatggatttgtg aaggagctgaatctgaggcagaggagatggcttgagttgctcaaagattaCGACATCGATCTCCTGtatcacccggggaaggccaatgttgtggcagatgctcttagccgaaaatcaatgggtagtttggctcacttggaggcatatcaaaggccattggccaaggaagtttacCAATTGGCTAGTTTGAGAGTTCGTCTTGCGTACTCtaagtga
- the LOC138909701 gene encoding uncharacterized protein, translated as MAIWVYRDCVVTLRGRDTVADLIELRMVDFDVIMGMDFLYSCFAKLDCRNRTVRFEFPNEPVIERKGADVVPRGRFISYLKAMKMINKGCIYYLVPVTDTDAEAPTLESVPVVNEFPGVFPDELPRIPPDREIDFGIDVMPDMHPISIPPYRMAPAELKELME; from the coding sequence ATGGCCAtatgggtttatagggattgtgttgtcacgttgcgtggtcgggacaccgtggccgatcttattgaattgagaatggtcgattttgatgtgataatggggatggattttctttattcatgttttgccaaacttgaTTGCCGAaacagaactgttaggttcgaatttccaaatgagccagttattgaaagGAAGGGTGCTGATGTAGTGCCGaggggtaggtttatttcttaccttaaggccatgaaaatgatcaacaaggggtgtatttactaTTTGGTCccggttacggacaccgatgctgaggcacctacacttgagtccgtacCTGTTGtaaatgaatttccgggagtctttccaGATGAACTCCCTAGGATTCCACCAGAccgggagattgattttgggattgatgtgatgccagacatgcatcctatatctattccaccctacagaatggcaccggcagaattgaaggagctaatgGAATAA